A single region of the Glycine max cultivar Williams 82 chromosome 20, Glycine_max_v4.0, whole genome shotgun sequence genome encodes:
- the LOC100793048 gene encoding receptor homology region, transmembrane domain- and RING domain-containing protein 2 has product MFFNQKIVLFKSFALMGTSNLLLFFSLMSLCAMAASKVVLIGNNITLSFDDIEANFAPAVKGSGKYGVLYLAEPLDACAELTNKVEQLPNASSPFALVVRGGCSFEEKVRIAQKAGFKAVIVYDNEEGGILVAMAGNSAGIRIHAVFVSKASGEILKKYAGLTNVEIWLIPTFENSAWSIMAISFISLLAMSAVLATCFFVRKHRIRRERPRASLVREFHGMSSRLVKAMPSLVFTSVLEDNCTSRTCAICLEDYCVGEKLRILPCCHKFHAACVDSWLTSWRTFCPVCKRDARTGLTDPPPSESTPLLSSTPASMASSVLSSARSSLASSSAIQIARTASMASSALPSARSSLASSSAIQIARTASMASSALHSARSSLASSSAIQISRAASQTPSVSRNHSIASTPYVQPSLRSSYHQSPSLSISRSSVDLRNASQRSLASHLNSPCSMGYPSLSSLNSRYMSPHIPSPSNASVSYMGSSSHQQHPLRYSESAASFSPFASTHSLPEC; this is encoded by the exons ATGTTTTTCAACCAAAAAATTGTGCTTTTCAAATCTTTTGCTCTGATGGGTACTTCAAATCTtctcttgtttttctctctGATGAGCCTGTGTGCTATGGCGGCTTCCAAGGTGGTGCTTATTGGGAATAATATCACTCTCTCCTTTGATGATATTGAAGCTAATTTTG CCCCAGCAGTCAAAGGTTCTGGAAAATATGGGGTCTTATATTTGGCAGAACCACTGGATGCGTGTGCAGAATTGACAAATAAAGTTGAACAACTTCCCAATGCGAGTTCACCTTTTGCTTTGGTGGTTAGAGGGGGATGTAGCTTTGAGGAAAAAGTCAGAATAGCACAAAAGGCTGGCTTCAAAGCTGTAATTGTCTATGACAATGAAGAGGGTGGCATCTTGGTTGCGA TGGCAGGAAATTCTGCTGGTATAAGAATACACGCTGTATTTGTATCTAAAGCTTCGGGTGAAATACTAAAGAAATATGCTGGGTTGACTAATGTGGAAATATGGCTCATTCCAACTTTTGAAAACTCAGCATGGTCTATCATGGCAATTTCATTTATTTCCCTGCTAGCTATGTCTGCTGTCCTGGCCACTTGTTTCTTCGTCCGCAAGCATCGCATAAGAAGAGAAAGGCCTCGAGCTTCTCTTGTTCGTGAATTTCATGGTATGAGTAGTCGCCTAGTGAAAGCAATGCCGAGTTTGGTATTTACTTCTGTTTTGGAAGATAACTGTACATCAAGAACATGTGCTATATGCCTTGAAGACTATTGTGTTGGTGAGAAGCTCAGGATTCTGCCCTGCTGTCACA AGTTTCATGCTGCCTGTGTGGATTCGTGGCTTACTTCATGGAGAACCTTTTGTCCAGTTTGCAAGCGTGATGCTAGAACCGGCTTAACTGATCCACCACCTTCAGAGTCCACACCCTTGCTCTCATCAACCCCAGCATCTATGGCATCCTCTGTCTTATCTTCTGCAAGATCATCACTAGCTTCATCTTCAGCAATACAAATTGCCCGGACAGCATCTATGGCATCCTCTGCCTTACCTTCTGCGAGATCATCTCTAGCTTCATCTTCAGCAATACAAATTGCCCGGACAGCATCTATGGCATCCTCTGCCTTACATTCTGCGAGATCATCACTAGCTTCATCTTCAGCAATACAAATTTCCCGGGCAGCTTCACAGACCCCATCTGTTTCCCGTAACCACTCCATAGCCAGTACACCTTATGTTCAGCCATCTCTTAGGTCCTCCTACCATCAATCCCCCTCCCTAAGCATCAGCCGAAGCTCCGTAGATCTTAGGAATGCATCCCAAAGATCTCTAGCTTCTCACTTGAATTCACCATGTTCCATGGGATACCCATCTTTGTCATCTCTTAACTCAAGGTACATGTCTCCACACATTCCAAGTCCAAGCAATGCTTCAGTAAGCTATATGGGTTCAtccagtcatcaacaacatCCTCTCCGTTATAGTGAGTCGGCTGCAAGCTTCTCCCCATTTGCATCGACACACTCCCTTCCAGAATGTTAA
- the LOC100793571 gene encoding uncharacterized protein gives MDSSSSASVCQHAKVVPKQYDIFHAGRYPSSRRTHSSSSSCSSLSPSSSSFESFFFPEDPLLSPASPLRFSGVPFSWEYLPGIPKKQNSKKKLQESSLKLLPLPPPTTTHSSRKHTHEETRIRKKNSIQSVFQRDPFFAALVECSKDDSEETSRNLWNGAKVPRSVSDRFGFISLYASCKRTCAVSESLVYLPSSRRSTCEHVSPRSL, from the coding sequence ATGGATTCTTCTTCATCAGCAAGTGTTTGTCAGCATGCCAAGGTTGTTCCAAAACAATATGACATCTTCCATGCAGGAAGGTACCCTTCATCTCGCAGGACTCattcctcttcctcctcttgTTCATCACTTTCACCCTCCTCTTCCTCCTTTGAATCATTCTTTTTCcctgaggatccacttcttagTCCTGCATCCCCTCTTAGATTCTCAGGTGTTCCATTTTCTTGGGAATACTTGCCTGGAATTCCCAAGAAGCAGAATTCCAAAAAGAAGCTGCAGGAGTCCTCCTTGAAACTACTACCATTGCCTCCTCCAACTACCACGCACTCTTCTAGAAAGCACACTCATGAAGAAACAAGGATTAGAAAGAAGAATTCAATACAAAGTGTTTTCCAAAGGGATCCTTTCTTTGCTGCACTGGTTGAATGCTCAAAGGATGATAGTGAAGAAACAAGTAGAAATTTGTGGAATGGAGCTAAGGTGCCAAGGAGTGTTAGTGATCGTTTTGGGTTTATTAGCCTCTATGCTTCTTGCAAGAGAACTTGTGCTGTTTCTGAATCTTTAGTCTACCTTCCAAGCTCAAGAAGAAGCACCTGCGAACATGTTAGTCCCAGGTCCCTCTAA
- the LOC100812367 gene encoding ABC transporter G family member 25: MSTPTSTAAFAGVETPNGDSSNTNPHPKHTPQESRDLSPFLSCSYPITLKFMDVAYRLKIEDKQKSGGSIKRFFTPHESSPSDQGSRAGAPKERTILKGVTGIAQPGEILAVLGPSGSGKSTLLHALAGRLHGPGLTGTILANSSKLTKPVLRRTGFVTQDDILYPHLTVRETLVFCAMLRLPRALLRSEKVAAAEAAIAELGLGKCENTIIGNSFIRGVSGGERKRVSIAHEMLVNPSLLILDEPTSGLDSTAAHRLVLTLGSLAKKGKTVITSVHQPSSRVYQMFDKVVVLTEGQCLYFGKGSDAMRYFQSVGFAPSFPMNPADFLLDLANGVCHVDGQSEKDKPNIKQSLIHSYNTVLGPKVKAACMDTANVPTKNTHPWRSNSSKEFRRSNRVGFLDWFYQFSILLQRSLKERKHESFNTLRVCQVIAAALLAGLMWWHSDYRNIQDRLGLLFFISIFWGVFPSFNSVFAFPQERTIFMKERASGMYTLSSYFMARIVGDLPMELILPTIFLIVTYWMGGLKPDLWAFLLTLLVVLGYVMVSQGLGLALGAAIMDAKQASTVAAVTMLAFVLTGGYYVHKVPSCMAWIKYISTTFYCYRLLTRIQYEDGKKISYLLGCYHGDKGGCRFVEEDVVGQIGTLGCIGVLLFMFVFYRLLAYLALRRIKS, from the exons atgtcaacACCAACATCAACGGCAGCGTTTGCTGGTGTAGAAACTCCTAATGGAGACTCTTCTAACACCAATCCTCATCCCAAACACACCCCTCAAGAATCGCGTGACCTCTCTCCTTTTTTGTCTTGTTCTTACCCCATCACTCTTAAG TTCATGGACGTGGCATACCGATTGAAGATAGAGGACAAACAAAAAAGCGGAGGGAGCATCAAGAGATTTTTTACGCCGCACGAATCATCACCGTCAGATCAAGGATCAAGGGCGGGAGCACCGAAGGAGCGAACTATATTAAAAGGAGTAACGGGGATAGCACAGCCAGGGGAGATCTTAGCGGTGCTGGGCCCATCAGGGAGCGGAAAATCGACGCTCCTTCACGCGCTCGCAGGGAGGCTCCATGGACCCGGCCTCACCGGAACAATCCTCGCAAACTCCAGCAAACTCACCAAACCGGTTCTCCGGCGAACCGGTTTCGTCACACAGGACGATATTCTCTACCCTCACTTGACGGTTCGCGAGACGCTCGTGTTCTGCGCGATGCTGAGGCTCCCGCGCGCGCTCCTGCGCTCGGAGAAGGTAGCGGCGGCGGAGGCGGCGATCGCGGAGCTAGGGCTGGGGAAGTGCGAGAACACCATAATCGGAAACAGCTTCATCCGCGGCGTCTCCGGCGGGGAGAGGAAGCGCGTGAGCATCGCGCACGAGATGCTGGTGAACCCTTCCCTCCTCATACTGGACGAGCCTACCTCCGGCTTGGACTCCACGGCGGCGCACCGCCTCGTGCTGACGCTCGGTTCGCTGGCGAAGAAGGGAAAAACGGTAATTACATCGGTGCACCAGCCCTCGAGCCGCGTCTACCAGATGTTCGACAAAGTTGTGGTTCTAACGGAGGGACAGTGTTTGTACTTTGGCAAAGGAAGCGACGCCATGCGCTACTTTCAGTCGGTCGGGTTCGCGCCGTCTTTTCCGATGAATCCGGCTGATTTTCTGCTCGATCTCGCTAACG GTGTTTGCCATGTCGATGGTCAAAGTGAAAAAGATAAACCAAACATAAAGCAAAGCCTAATCCATTCATACAACACAGTACTGGGTCCCAAGGTAAAAGCTGCCTGCATGGACACTGCTAATGTTCCTACAAAAAACACACACCCTTGGAGAAGCAACTCCTCAAAGGAATTTAGACGTAGCAACAGGGTTGGCTTCTTAGATTGGTTTTACCAATTCAGCATTCTGCTCCAGAGAAGcctcaaagaaagaaaacacgAATCCTTCAACACTCTGAGAGTCTGTCAAGTTATTGCTGCAGCACTATTAGCTGGCTTAATGTGGTGGCACTCAGACTACAGGAACATCCAAGATAGGCTCGGCCTACTCTTCTTCATTTCCATCTTCTGGGGAGTCTTCCCGTCTTTCAACTCGGTTTTCGCATTCCCTCAAGAACGCACCATCTTCATGAAAGAGCGAGCTTCGGGTATGTACACACTGTCCTCCTATTTCATGGCTCGAATTGTTGGAGACCTGCCCATGGAGCTTATTCTTCCCACAATTTTCCTCATTGTGACATATTGGATGGGTGGATTAAAGCCTGATTTGTGGGCTTTTCTCTTGACTTTGTTGGTTGTGCTTGGATATGTGATGGTGTCACAGGGTCTTGGCCTTGCTTTAGGTGCAGCAATAATGGATGCCAAACAGGCTTCCACAGTGGCAGCAGTGACAATGCTAGCATTTGTGTTGACAGGTGGATACTATGTCCATAAGGTGCCATCTTGCATGGCTTGGATCAAATATATATCCACAACCTTCTACTGTTATAGGCTGCTGACTAGAATCCAGTATGAGGATGGCAAGAAGATATCATATCTATTGGGTTGCTATCATGGTGATAAGGGTGGCTGCAGGTTTGTTgaagaggatgtggtggggcaaaTTGGCACCCTAGGATGCATTGGGGTGTTGCTTTTCATGTTTGTGTTCTACAGATTATTGGCCTACCTTGCCTTGAGACGCATCAAgagttga